A window of the Labeo rohita strain BAU-BD-2019 chromosome 1, IGBB_LRoh.1.0, whole genome shotgun sequence genome harbors these coding sequences:
- the LOC127171177 gene encoding sodium/potassium-transporting ATPase subunit alpha-1-like produces the protein MGLGTGNDKYKLAATSEDGVKKPKKGKKSKKDMEELKKEVELEDHKLTFEELNRKYGTDLTKGLTNFRAKEILARDGPNALTPPVTTPEWIKFCRQLFGGFQTLLWIGAFLCFFAYSIQAASEEEPANDNLYLGLVLAFVVTVNGCFSYYQEAKSSRIMDSFKNLVPQKALVVRDGEKKVIDAEEVVVGDLVEVKGGDRIPADIRVISAHGCKVDNSSLTGESEPQSRTPDFSSENPLETRNIAFFSTNCVDGTARGIVINTGDRTVMGRIATLASNLEGGQTPIAKEIEHFIHIITGVAVFLGVTFLILSVILGYTWLEGVIFLIGIIVANVPEGLPATVTVCLTLTAKRMAKKNCLVKNLEAVETLGSTTTICSDKTGTLTQNRMTVAHMWFDSQIHIADTTENQTGTAFDKSSATWAALARVAGLCNRAVFQSNQNHLPVLKVCYFNI, from the exons ATGGGGCTCGGA ACAGGGAATGATAAGTACAAACTGGCAGCAACGTCAGAAGATGGAgtcaaaaagcccaaaaaagggaaaaagagCAAAAAGGATATGGAGGAACTGAAGAAAGAAGTGGAACTg gAAGACCACAAGTTGACCTTTGAAGAACTTAACCGAAAATACGGTACTGATCTGACCAAG GGTTTGACCAATTTCCGAGCAAAGGAAATCTTAGCCCGTGACGGACCAAATGCCTTGACTCCACCTGTTACGACTCCAGAATGGATCAAGTTCTGCAGACAGCTGTTTGGTGGATTCCAGACACTGCTGTGGATTGGTGCATTTCTTTGCTTCTTTGCATATTCCATCCAGGCTGCCTCAGAAGAAGAACCGGCGAATGACAAT CTGTATCTGGGACTTGTGCTTGCTTTTGTTGTCACAGTCAATGGATGCTTCTCATACTATCAAGAGGCCAAGAGCTCTAGGATCATGGATTCGTTCAAGAATCTCGTTCCTCag AAAGCCCTGGTTGTACGTGATGGAGAGAAAAAGGTCATCGATGCTGAGGAAGTAGTTGTAGGTGATCTTGTGGAGGTCAAAGGTGGAGACAGAATCCCAGCAGATATCCGTGTCATCTCTGCACATGGATGCAAG GTGGACAACTCTTCCCTCACTGGAGAATCTGAGCCGCAGAGTCGTACTCCTGACTTCTCTAGTGAAAACCCCTTGGAGACAagaaacattgcatttttttccacCAATTGTGTTGACG GTACCGCCAGAGGGATTGTCATCAACACCGGTGACCGTACTGTCATGGGTCGTATTGCCACTCTCGCCTCCAACCTGGAAGGTGGACAGACACCAATTGCTAAAGAGATCGAGCACTTCATCCACATCATCACCGGTGTTGCCGTCTTCCTGGGTGTCACCTTCTTAATTCTCTCCGTGATTCTTGGCTACACTTGGTTGGAAGGAGTCATCTTCCTTATCGGAATCATTGTCGCTAATGTACCTGAAGGTCTCCCCGCCACTGTAACT GTGTGTCTGACTCTGACCGCCAAACGTATGGCCAAGAAGAACTGCCTGGTGAAGAATCTTGAAGCCGTGGAGACTCTTGGCTCGACCACCACTATCTGCTCTGACAAGACCGGAACTCTGACCCAGAACCGAATGACTGTCGCTCACATGTGGTTCGACAGCCAGATTCATATTGCAGACACCACAGAGAACCAGACTGGAACCGCATTTGACAAGAGCTCTGCTACTTGGGCCGCCCTCGCACGTGTCGCTGGCTTGTGCAACCGTGCCGTTTTCCAATCCAATCAGAACCATCTTCCAGTCCTTAAggtgtgttattttaatatctag
- the LOC127171202 gene encoding SLAM family member 7: MKMLPLGYWTIVIFAVFNAIGAASGQNEKEVFGALGGEVSFGPGKLNPPVTSIIWKQISSTAVTKAIEWDDDGIVIPNPRFQKITDLNTTTGQITIRNLKKNHSGVYTIDINSKEQEQRFRLELLPLVPKPEIKIDRPDNLPNVVYLICEYDGQIIWKNSAGENLVIANHHPKGKFITVKQNGNPESYYTCTVVNAVSNATSDPVYKRDLFEESVPWWIPLIVLFILVLFLFCLPVLLYKVWPTFHGLVFEHLGDKPCIGAVLKRLDGKKNAQPEQEAVYANGEENKRTDDGTDEMLMAKTTEKTPDSAES, from the exons atgaaaatgttgcCGTTGGGATACTGGACGATCGTGATCTTCGCCGTGTTTAACGCCATAGGAGCTGCTTCAG GCCAAAATGAGAAAGAAGTATTTGGTGCACTTGGTGGTGAAGTGTCTTTTGGTCCAGGCAAATTAAATCCTCCGGTCACCAGCATTATATGGAAACAAATAAGCAGCACTGCTGTTACCAAGGCGATTGAATGGGATGATGATGGTATTGTCATCCCGAATCCGAGATTCCAAAAAATCACAGATCTTAATACCACGACTGGACAAATCAcaattagaaatttaaaaaagaatcaTAGTGGAGTTTATACCATCGACATCAACAGTAAAGAGCAGGAACAAAGATTCAGATTGGAATTATTGC CACTGGTCCCCAAACCTGAGATAAAAATAGATAGGCCCGATAATCTCCCTaatgttgtgtatttaatttGCGAGTACGATGGACAGATCATCTGGAAGAATTCTGCTGGAGAAAATCTGGTGATTGCAAATCACCATCCGAAAGGAAAGTTCATCACAGTTAAACAAAATGGAAATCCTGAAAGCTACTACACATGCACAGTTGTGAATGCTGTGAGTAATGCGACCAGTGATCCGGTCTATAAGAGAGATCTGTTTGAAG AGAGTGTACCTTGGTGGATTCCTCTCATCGTGCTCTTCATCCTAGTCCTCTTTTTGTTCTGCCTCCCTGTTCTCCTGTATAAGGTCTGGCCAACATTTCATG GATTAGTTTTTGAACACTTAGGAGATAAACCATGTATAGGAG CGGTTTTGAAACGTCTGGATGGAAAGAAaa ATGCACAGCCTGAGCAAGAAGCGGTATATGCCAacg GTGAGGAGAACAAAAGGACAGATGACGGCACAG ATGAAATGCTTATGGctaaaaccacagaaaaaactCCGGATTCAGCTgagtcataa